In Elusimicrobiota bacterium, a single genomic region encodes these proteins:
- the holA gene encoding DNA polymerase III subunit delta, whose protein sequence is MEFKPAELAKEWRSKSLKPVYYLVGEESSGKAQALEILKTAFKEDSFNFREFSGDPNAEVSAILSEAMTLPVFAERRVVLVSNPKIPAEAREALAEYLKEPLPSTTVVLLCDDKKPDPKDRLTAAVLAKGAVCLFSPLREEEAAERLKAEARKRGKVLSEQACATLLSEVGTDWGLLSQELEKILLFAASSQIGTHEVLECLGYHKLADPFLLTRLVQERKTKESLGHLQRLFATGKPEEQAFKALYQISAAVQKQLRGKRMQAAGKAPEEIFHKLRLHSYWDKDYLSRLAKLGEKRLISNLNRCVQTEADLKSKPWLDPKIEIEQLVIDIGA, encoded by the coding sequence ATGGAGTTCAAGCCCGCCGAGCTCGCCAAGGAGTGGCGCTCCAAGAGCCTCAAGCCCGTCTACTATCTTGTCGGAGAGGAAAGCTCGGGCAAGGCCCAGGCCCTGGAGATACTAAAAACCGCCTTCAAGGAGGACAGCTTCAATTTCCGGGAATTCTCGGGAGATCCGAACGCCGAGGTCTCCGCCATTCTGTCAGAGGCCATGACCTTGCCGGTTTTCGCGGAGCGCCGGGTGGTCCTCGTGAGCAACCCAAAGATCCCGGCCGAGGCGCGGGAAGCCCTGGCCGAATACTTGAAAGAGCCTTTACCCAGCACCACCGTGGTACTGCTCTGCGATGACAAGAAACCCGACCCCAAGGACCGCTTGACGGCCGCGGTCCTTGCAAAGGGAGCCGTCTGCCTCTTTAGCCCCTTAAGGGAGGAGGAGGCCGCGGAAAGGCTCAAGGCCGAGGCGCGCAAGCGGGGCAAGGTCTTGAGCGAGCAAGCCTGCGCCACCCTTCTCTCCGAAGTGGGCACGGATTGGGGGCTCTTGAGCCAGGAACTGGAAAAAATCCTGTTGTTTGCCGCCTCGTCCCAGATCGGGACTCACGAGGTCCTGGAGTGCCTGGGCTACCATAAACTGGCCGACCCATTCCTCTTGACGCGCCTGGTCCAGGAGCGCAAAACCAAGGAGTCCCTCGGGCACCTCCAGCGCCTGTTCGCCACGGGAAAGCCCGAGGAACAGGCCTTCAAGGCGCTTTACCAGATCTCGGCCGCGGTGCAGAAGCAGCTGCGCGGCAAGCGCATGCAGGCCGCCGGGAAGGCTCCCGAGGAGATATTCCACAAGCTCCGCCTGCACAGCTACTGGGACAAGGACTATCTAAGCCGTCTTGCCAAGCTCGGCGAGAAGCGGCTCATCTCCAACCTCAATCGCTGCGTCCAGACCGAGGCGGATCTTAAATCCAAGCCCTGGCTAGACCCCAAAATCGAGATCGAGCAGCTTGTGATAGATATAGGCGCCTAG
- a CDS encoding 30S ribosomal protein S20 has protein sequence MAQAKKTKRHPSALKADRQAIKHQARNRSVKKGVKLAVRAVMDAVSAKDAGKVADLLSKAAAAIDKAAQRGTIHWKAAARKKSRLVQKAQVQPSAV, from the coding sequence ATGGCACAAGCAAAGAAAACAAAGCGCCACCCATCGGCTCTCAAAGCCGACAGGCAGGCGATCAAGCATCAGGCGCGCAACCGTTCCGTCAAGAAGGGAGTCAAGCTCGCGGTCCGAGCCGTGATGGACGCGGTCTCGGCCAAGGACGCCGGCAAGGTTGCCGACCTCCTGTCCAAGGCCGCCGCGGCGATAGACAAGGCCGCCCAGCGCGGCACCATCCATTGGAAGGCGGCGGCCCGCAAGAAGTCCCGCCTCGTCCAGAAAGCCCAAGTCCAGCCTTCGGCCGTTTGA
- a CDS encoding ATP-binding protein: MYSRLIKVPNQSFFLFGPRGTGKTTWVRNSLPQAVYLDLLESELFNDLTANPQRLESFLPPQRNSWVVIDEVQRIPDLLNEVHRLIEARACRFVLTGSSARKLRRSGVNLLAGRALTYAMHPLTAIELGEDFQVERSLALGQLPSVYVESDPKAYLESYVKTYLREEIQQEGLVRSLGPFARFLEAASFSQASILNVSAVARDCGIERKVVENYFSILEDLLIAAQVPVFAKRAKRRIVAHPKFFFFDAGLYRTIRPKGPLDRPEQIEGHALETLIFQELRAVNDCLRLGYSIHYWRTADGREVDFVLYGEKGIRAFEVKRAAKPATSDFAGLQAFLKDYPMAKTFLLYGGNRRRKEGRVNLVPLHEALPRLTELLD; this comes from the coding sequence ATGTATTCCAGACTTATAAAAGTCCCGAACCAAAGTTTCTTCCTTTTCGGCCCCAGAGGCACCGGCAAGACCACCTGGGTCAGGAACTCGCTGCCACAGGCCGTTTATCTTGACTTGCTGGAATCTGAATTGTTCAACGACCTCACGGCCAATCCGCAAAGGCTCGAGAGTTTCCTGCCCCCTCAGCGCAACAGCTGGGTGGTGATCGACGAGGTGCAGCGCATACCGGATCTCCTCAACGAGGTCCACCGCCTCATTGAAGCACGCGCTTGCCGATTCGTCCTGACCGGCTCAAGCGCCCGCAAGCTGCGTCGCAGCGGAGTCAATCTGCTGGCGGGTCGCGCTCTGACCTATGCCATGCATCCCTTAACCGCCATTGAGCTCGGGGAAGATTTCCAAGTGGAGCGCTCTCTGGCCCTTGGCCAGCTACCCAGCGTCTATGTGGAGAGCGACCCAAAGGCTTATCTAGAAAGCTACGTCAAGACCTATTTGCGCGAAGAAATCCAGCAGGAAGGGCTCGTTCGCAGCCTGGGACCATTCGCCAGGTTCCTTGAGGCGGCGAGCTTTTCTCAGGCGTCCATACTAAATGTCTCGGCCGTGGCGCGCGATTGCGGCATCGAACGAAAGGTCGTCGAAAACTATTTCTCGATCCTTGAGGACCTCCTCATCGCGGCCCAAGTGCCGGTCTTCGCCAAAAGGGCGAAAAGACGCATCGTCGCGCATCCGAAGTTCTTCTTTTTCGATGCGGGCCTCTATCGAACCATCCGGCCCAAAGGACCCCTGGACAGGCCCGAGCAAATCGAGGGCCATGCGCTGGAAACGCTAATCTTCCAGGAATTGCGCGCGGTGAACGATTGCCTGCGTCTCGGATACTCGATCCATTACTGGCGAACCGCGGACGGCCGGGAAGTGGACTTTGTGCTTTATGGGGAAAAGGGGATCAGGGCCTTCGAGGTCAAACGCGCGGCCAAGCCCGCCACCTCTGATTTCGCTGGGCTGCAGGCCTTCCTCAAGGACTATCCAATGGCTAAGACCTTCCTGCTTTACGGAGGAAACCGCCGCAGGAAGGAGGGCAGGGTGAACTTGGTTCCATTGCACGAGGCCCTGCCCCGGCTGACGGAACTACTGGATTAA
- a CDS encoding ABC transporter ATP-binding protein has product MLPRSLRKAAALAALSGLVFCQSPVPALAGLGRKGIPAGISQTPLIVPALPSPLAPALFQAGLDDLPGRTDAPFFALRRSGLPLSLLQNTALRRTLRRLVLENKARRLPPGTPEYARHDPDGTFDGRGIEIFLIDELDPELDVAAYGHAQDGRPQLFLFTERLPQFMTARERRRLADHIRFSWLEAPPADAAIPAPPPWESLSPGRLAQRLVDQARTMIRLWRAHRAFDPFIRPFKGEIAGLMALSILAAFLVPATTGVMQKVIDTAVDGIAKNPESLLLAYVGATFAFKALYVGVEWWRRWLSYRLGTLSVFKLRAHFIERLSHLDMAEALRHTPEERAKLAAALHNNATFLPVATIDFKTHLPAYTLQLALSAALFFKEDWVLAALSLLVLPAFAALGSDFGGLHARYNLRYTELHNSLIAATNRLLSLLDLVKAYGIESHASQVLLAIARALADVALERSKLYANYRTFVGTVGEAAGLSVGLLCALSLFWHKTPSAGAIVAMQGYAFSMRAALEGMMNDQMSAQEAEGGLKAVADILAIPLEKDTAQTLLPSIEGHIEVQELSYSYDPKEGPALNGISFKVKPGEVIALVGDNGSGKTTLMRLLAGILQPTGGRVLVDGHDLAAVSRESHRAQQALLPQRQFLIGSVRQNLLAVKPQATEAELNLALDQAGARFVLEKPDGLDAEVSALSGGQQQLITAAMAILRAPRVLFIDEGTGEVSPPADAALQEVLWDRPGKRNVFVSSHRLETLKKTDRILFLERGKIVESGTYAELMALKGRFFASANSYK; this is encoded by the coding sequence ATGTTGCCGCGATCCCTTAGAAAGGCGGCGGCTTTGGCCGCCCTTTCCGGTTTGGTTTTTTGCCAAAGCCCGGTTCCGGCCCTGGCGGGATTGGGGCGCAAAGGCATTCCGGCAGGCATATCTCAGACTCCGCTCATCGTCCCGGCCCTTCCCTCGCCCCTGGCTCCCGCCTTATTTCAGGCCGGCCTTGATGATTTGCCGGGCCGGACCGACGCTCCGTTTTTCGCGTTGAGGCGCTCCGGACTCCCTCTATCTCTTCTGCAGAACACCGCCCTGCGCCGCACCCTCCGACGCCTGGTCCTCGAAAATAAGGCTCGCCGTCTCCCACCGGGAACTCCGGAATACGCCCGGCACGACCCGGACGGAACCTTCGACGGACGAGGCATCGAGATATTCCTCATTGACGAGCTCGATCCCGAGCTGGACGTGGCGGCCTACGGACACGCTCAGGACGGGCGGCCCCAGCTTTTCCTTTTCACCGAGCGCTTGCCGCAATTCATGACCGCGAGGGAACGGCGGAGGCTCGCCGATCACATCCGATTCTCTTGGCTTGAGGCGCCACCGGCCGACGCCGCAATTCCAGCACCTCCCCCATGGGAAAGCCTGAGCCCGGGGCGCCTGGCCCAGCGCCTAGTGGATCAGGCGCGGACCATGATCCGACTGTGGAGGGCCCACCGGGCCTTCGATCCTTTCATACGCCCCTTCAAAGGCGAGATCGCCGGGCTCATGGCCTTGTCCATCCTGGCGGCGTTCCTCGTGCCCGCCACGACGGGGGTGATGCAGAAAGTCATAGACACGGCGGTGGACGGGATCGCCAAGAATCCTGAGTCCCTGCTCTTGGCCTACGTGGGGGCCACGTTCGCGTTCAAGGCGCTCTACGTCGGGGTCGAGTGGTGGCGGCGCTGGCTCTCCTATCGCCTCGGAACCTTGTCGGTTTTCAAGCTGCGGGCCCATTTCATCGAGCGCCTCTCGCATCTGGACATGGCCGAGGCCCTGCGGCACACGCCCGAGGAACGGGCAAAGCTCGCCGCCGCCCTCCACAACAACGCGACCTTCCTGCCCGTCGCGACGATCGACTTCAAGACGCATCTTCCCGCCTATACTCTCCAACTGGCGTTGAGCGCCGCGCTTTTTTTTAAGGAGGATTGGGTTTTGGCGGCGCTGAGCCTGCTGGTCCTTCCCGCGTTCGCAGCACTGGGCTCCGACTTCGGAGGGCTCCATGCCCGCTACAATCTCAGGTATACGGAGCTCCACAACAGCCTCATCGCGGCGACCAACCGCCTGCTCTCGCTCCTGGACCTAGTCAAGGCATACGGCATAGAGAGCCACGCCTCCCAGGTACTCCTCGCCATAGCGCGGGCCCTGGCCGACGTCGCCCTCGAGCGCTCCAAGCTCTACGCCAATTACCGAACTTTCGTGGGCACGGTCGGGGAGGCCGCGGGCTTGAGCGTGGGCCTCTTGTGCGCCCTCAGCCTATTCTGGCACAAGACGCCCTCGGCCGGGGCCATAGTGGCCATGCAGGGCTACGCCTTCTCCATGCGGGCGGCCCTCGAGGGAATGATGAACGACCAGATGTCGGCCCAGGAGGCGGAGGGCGGCCTCAAGGCCGTGGCGGATATCCTGGCCATCCCATTGGAAAAGGACACGGCCCAAACCTTGCTGCCGTCAATAGAGGGCCATATAGAGGTCCAGGAGCTTTCCTATTCCTACGATCCGAAGGAAGGCCCGGCCTTAAACGGAATCAGCTTCAAGGTCAAGCCGGGGGAAGTGATCGCCTTGGTCGGAGACAACGGCTCCGGGAAAACCACTCTCATGAGGCTCCTGGCTGGCATCCTCCAGCCGACCGGCGGCCGCGTCCTGGTGGATGGACACGACCTTGCCGCCGTGAGCCGCGAAAGCCACCGGGCCCAGCAGGCCCTCCTCCCGCAGCGGCAATTCCTGATAGGCAGCGTCCGGCAGAATCTCCTGGCGGTCAAGCCCCAAGCCACGGAGGCCGAGCTCAACCTGGCTTTGGACCAGGCCGGGGCCCGCTTCGTGCTGGAGAAGCCCGACGGCTTGGACGCCGAGGTGTCCGCGCTCTCGGGAGGCCAGCAGCAGCTCATCACCGCGGCCATGGCCATTTTGCGCGCGCCGCGGGTGCTTTTCATAGACGAGGGAACCGGCGAGGTCTCCCCTCCCGCCGACGCGGCGCTTCAGGAAGTCCTCTGGGACAGGCCGGGAAAGAGAAACGTGTTCGTGTCGTCCCACCGCCTGGAGACTTTGAAAAAAACGGATCGCATCCTCTTCCTCGAGCGCGGCAAGATAGTCGAAAGCGGCACCTATGCCGAGCTCATGGCCCTTAAAGGGCGATTCTTTGCGTCCGCCAACTCCTACAAATAG
- a CDS encoding PorV/PorQ family protein — MKSAKALFAAVFFLALGCAPRAWAEAGRTGAGTLRKIGGSRALAMAEAFSAVDGGVESMGYNPAGIVGARPVLETLYTHGAIDDHFSFTGYAHPLPFGTLCAGLAYYDAGTVRISLSDGTNESRKAQQDLVALAGASVPLGLGFSAGGLVKSYRLELAQAARATGYAADGGVIWHSPVAGLNFGASLQNLGPNVKYEQEGDPLPATARYGLAYELKLERFGLLKDVPYTINEFLFTADQVKVKDERSSAALGLEMGMPLGQGGHGAVRFGYVFNRDLDSFSFGLGFREGRFIFDYALGVKRAFNNLHHFSVGVYF; from the coding sequence GTGAAATCCGCCAAAGCCCTTTTCGCGGCCGTTTTCTTTTTGGCCTTGGGCTGCGCCCCTCGGGCCTGGGCGGAGGCCGGACGCACGGGCGCGGGCACCTTGAGGAAAATCGGAGGCTCGCGGGCCTTGGCAATGGCGGAGGCCTTCTCGGCCGTGGACGGGGGTGTCGAATCCATGGGCTACAATCCGGCGGGAATCGTCGGCGCTCGGCCCGTCCTTGAGACCTTGTATACCCACGGCGCCATAGACGACCATTTTAGCTTCACGGGCTACGCCCACCCCCTGCCTTTCGGGACGCTCTGCGCGGGGCTCGCCTACTACGACGCGGGGACGGTGCGCATCAGCCTCTCGGACGGCACCAACGAGAGCCGCAAGGCCCAGCAGGACTTGGTGGCCCTAGCGGGGGCGAGCGTCCCCCTGGGCCTGGGTTTCTCCGCCGGGGGGCTCGTCAAATCCTACCGATTAGAACTCGCCCAAGCCGCCCGGGCCACGGGCTACGCCGCCGACGGCGGGGTCATCTGGCATTCACCCGTGGCGGGGCTCAATTTCGGGGCCTCCCTCCAAAACCTGGGGCCGAACGTCAAATACGAGCAGGAAGGAGACCCTCTCCCGGCGACGGCCCGCTATGGGCTGGCCTACGAGCTCAAACTCGAGCGCTTCGGACTCCTCAAGGATGTCCCCTATACGATCAACGAGTTCCTCTTCACGGCCGACCAGGTCAAGGTGAAGGACGAGCGATCAAGCGCGGCCCTGGGCCTGGAGATGGGCATGCCCCTGGGACAGGGAGGGCATGGGGCCGTGCGCTTCGGCTACGTCTTCAACCGCGACCTCGACTCCTTCAGCTTCGGCCTGGGATTCCGGGAAGGGCGCTTCATCTTCGACTACGCCCTGGGCGTCAAGCGCGCCTTCAACAACCTCCACCATTTCAGCGTCGGCGTTTATTTCTAA
- a CDS encoding PBP1A family penicillin-binding protein, which yields MRLKRGRTWALAALLALSCAGAGVVGLVLYAETRLSDLVLGGLGFSFPTKVYSAPYILRPGLEVPAAELLERLRRLRYEESDNPAPGQFSWAPPALTVNLRGFTAPTLRQEAGIFRLIWSPDRGWKLEAPAGEPASLVALEPELMAELSGPQKVRRELARPEEFPRKLKLAVLAAEDKRFYTHSGVDPRAIARALWSNLARKGPFQGASTITQQLSKNIFLSPRRTLRRKLAEAGLSLYLELRFSKEKILALYLNHIYLGQDGPVSVAGMKAAANFYFARPLKELSLAQNAALAGLIRSPHQYNPRQNPAAAKSRRDWVLRQMRREGFIGQQELDAALAEALAPAKEAPGRKDKKDEDYFTAELVRQILPRYGEDALFRQGLSLYTTMDPLLQRAAQKAVSSCLHQAALVALDPASGKVLALSGGKDFAQSQFNRATQALRQPGSAFKPFVYGAALEKGMTPATVLNDILRSYPGPRGKWSPENYDGHYRGTVTVRQALAQSLNAATLDLAEKTGMGAIRDFAQKMGVSSPLDPSLAMALGASELSLLELTAAYAPFANGGFRVQPGLVAAVTDAEGAVLEWASWDRSPVVDPALAYLAHSLLESVVKEGTAKSLESAGLLQPAAGKTGTTNDGRDAWFIGYTPQILAGVWVGEDNHKPIHATGAKDALPIWARFMEESLRQYPRAEFPRPQGLVWMDIDPVSGLKAHAGCPQRRSEVFLEGSQPKEFCPLHPRGVVGWFKRFFGK from the coding sequence ATGAGGCTTAAAAGGGGCCGGACCTGGGCTTTGGCCGCTTTGCTCGCCCTCTCCTGCGCGGGGGCCGGGGTGGTGGGCCTGGTCCTCTACGCGGAAACCCGGCTCTCGGATCTCGTGCTGGGGGGCTTGGGCTTCAGCTTCCCGACCAAGGTCTACAGCGCTCCCTACATTCTAAGGCCTGGCCTCGAGGTCCCCGCGGCCGAACTCCTGGAGAGGCTGCGGCGCCTGAGATACGAGGAGTCGGACAATCCGGCCCCGGGGCAGTTTTCCTGGGCTCCCCCAGCCTTGACCGTGAACCTTCGGGGCTTTACGGCCCCCACCTTGAGACAGGAGGCCGGGATTTTTCGGCTGATCTGGAGTCCGGATCGAGGCTGGAAACTGGAAGCCCCGGCGGGCGAGCCCGCCTCTCTCGTCGCCCTGGAGCCGGAGCTCATGGCCGAGCTCTCGGGACCGCAAAAGGTCCGCCGGGAGCTGGCCCGGCCCGAGGAGTTTCCCCGAAAACTCAAGCTCGCGGTCCTGGCCGCGGAGGACAAGAGGTTCTACACCCACTCCGGGGTGGACCCTAGGGCCATCGCCAGGGCCCTTTGGAGCAACCTGGCACGCAAGGGCCCTTTCCAGGGGGCGAGCACCATCACCCAGCAGCTCTCCAAGAACATTTTCCTGAGCCCCCGCCGAACCTTAAGACGCAAGCTCGCCGAGGCCGGCCTTTCCCTATATCTCGAGCTGCGCTTTAGCAAGGAGAAGATACTGGCCCTCTACCTCAACCACATCTACCTGGGCCAAGACGGGCCCGTGAGCGTGGCCGGGATGAAGGCCGCGGCCAATTTCTACTTCGCAAGGCCCTTGAAGGAGCTGAGCCTGGCCCAAAACGCGGCCCTTGCGGGCCTCATCCGCTCTCCCCATCAATACAACCCGCGCCAAAACCCAGCGGCGGCCAAGTCGCGCCGGGACTGGGTCCTGCGCCAGATGAGGCGGGAGGGCTTCATTGGCCAGCAGGAGCTCGATGCGGCCCTGGCCGAGGCCTTGGCCCCGGCCAAGGAGGCCCCCGGCCGCAAGGACAAGAAAGACGAGGACTACTTCACGGCCGAGCTGGTGCGACAGATCTTGCCCCGCTACGGCGAGGACGCACTGTTCCGCCAGGGTCTCAGCCTCTACACCACTATGGACCCCCTCCTCCAGCGGGCCGCGCAGAAGGCGGTGTCCTCCTGTCTCCACCAGGCGGCCTTGGTGGCGCTGGATCCGGCCAGCGGCAAGGTGCTGGCTCTCTCGGGGGGAAAAGACTTCGCGCAAAGCCAGTTCAACCGCGCCACCCAGGCCCTCCGCCAGCCCGGCTCGGCCTTCAAGCCCTTCGTCTACGGCGCGGCCTTGGAGAAGGGCATGACCCCGGCCACCGTCCTAAACGACATCCTGCGCTCCTACCCCGGGCCGCGCGGGAAATGGAGCCCCGAGAATTACGACGGGCATTATAGAGGAACCGTCACCGTCCGCCAGGCTTTGGCCCAGTCCCTGAACGCGGCCACCCTCGACCTGGCCGAGAAGACCGGCATGGGGGCCATCCGGGACTTCGCGCAGAAAATGGGCGTCTCGAGCCCCCTCGACCCAAGCCTGGCCATGGCCTTGGGAGCCTCCGAGCTCAGCCTTCTCGAGCTGACCGCCGCCTACGCGCCTTTCGCCAACGGGGGCTTCCGCGTCCAGCCGGGCCTTGTCGCGGCGGTAACCGACGCCGAGGGCGCGGTGCTGGAATGGGCTTCCTGGGACCGCTCTCCCGTCGTCGATCCCGCTTTGGCCTACCTCGCGCACTCGCTCCTCGAAAGCGTGGTCAAGGAAGGCACGGCCAAAAGCCTCGAAAGCGCCGGCCTCCTGCAGCCCGCGGCCGGCAAAACCGGCACCACCAACGATGGCCGCGACGCGTGGTTTATCGGCTACACTCCGCAAATCCTGGCCGGGGTTTGGGTGGGCGAGGACAACCACAAGCCCATCCACGCGACCGGGGCCAAGGACGCCCTTCCCATTTGGGCCCGCTTCATGGAGGAAAGCCTGCGCCAATACCCGCGTGCCGAGTTTCCCAGGCCCCAGGGCCTGGTCTGGATGGACATAGACCCGGTCTCGGGACTCAAAGCCCACGCGGGCTGCCCCCAACGCCGCTCCGAGGTCTTCCTCGAGGGCAGCCAGCCCAAGGAATTCTGCCCCCTGCACCCCCGCGGCGTGGTGGGGTGGTTCAAGCGCTTTTTCGGGAAATAA
- a CDS encoding response regulator — MGKILVVDDEKDSVKLLKYILEKSGHQVLEAYSGQEALATLGIDSGETPAEGLPELIILDVMMPKIDGYSLASRIREAGPSRDIPIIVVSAKGATLQLFENVSGVTAYLEKPFDPELIRQEVKKALEGRKNP; from the coding sequence ATGGGCAAGATACTGGTGGTAGACGACGAGAAGGACTCGGTCAAGCTCCTCAAGTACATCTTGGAAAAGTCCGGCCACCAGGTCCTGGAGGCCTACAGCGGGCAGGAGGCCCTGGCCACGCTCGGCATCGACTCCGGCGAGACCCCGGCCGAGGGTCTGCCCGAGCTCATCATCCTGGACGTCATGATGCCCAAGATAGACGGCTACTCTTTGGCCTCGCGCATCCGTGAGGCGGGGCCGTCCCGGGACATCCCCATCATCGTGGTGAGCGCCAAGGGGGCGACCCTCCAGCTTTTCGAGAACGTCTCGGGCGTGACGGCTTATTTGGAGAAGCCCTTCGACCCGGAGCTCATCAGGCAGGAAGTCAAGAAAGCCCTAGAAGGTCGGAAGAACCCTTAG
- the tadA gene encoding Flp pilus assembly complex ATPase component TadA — MVSEVLSQLLVDAGILTREQITQIQHSPDAKPDDTLDSILVRKELVHSNTMVTLLAEKYKVPFIAHIEKVDIQILKMVPEHLIEAYEAVPIQYEEGVLTLAMVCPGDQQSLDRISALTGHKLKPVGILEGGFRSFYSRYFEDTAIAQILKEIEISQREGALKPEGGTEAEKSQPMGKLLDSILLQAVRKRASDIHIEPQENLVILRFRIDGVLKTHQVLPHTVLDGLVRRIKVMAGMNIIETRLPQDGQFKNNVMDHLIDVRVAVVPSQYGEKMALRLLDRTNFVMSLDLLGMPADAFSQMKDAISRPNGLILVTGPTGSGKTTTLYALIQQLRSPQLNILTLEDPIEYELLGGRKREGGITQIQINAKVGLTFASGLRACLRQDPDIILVGEIRDKETVETAISAALTGHLVLSSLHTNGAVQTVARLMDMGVEPFLVASALRAVLSQRLVRLLCHQCKIAYRPSPEIIAKLGLTSIDPDTQLFKPNGCTACVQQGYWGRTGIYELLTMDNELNSLIMAKRLPSEIFFSAKKMGFKTMQQHGMELVAQGLTSLEEILRVLPTF; from the coding sequence GTGGTCTCCGAAGTCCTGTCGCAGCTCCTGGTGGACGCGGGAATACTCACTCGCGAGCAAATCACCCAGATCCAGCATTCCCCCGACGCCAAGCCCGACGATACCCTGGACTCGATCCTCGTGCGCAAGGAGCTGGTCCACAGCAACACCATGGTGACCTTGCTCGCCGAGAAGTACAAGGTCCCCTTCATCGCGCACATCGAAAAGGTGGACATACAAATCTTGAAGATGGTCCCCGAGCACCTCATCGAGGCGTATGAGGCCGTGCCGATCCAATACGAGGAGGGGGTCCTCACCTTGGCCATGGTCTGCCCCGGCGACCAGCAGTCCTTGGACAGGATCAGCGCGCTTACCGGGCACAAGCTCAAGCCCGTGGGGATACTCGAAGGGGGATTTAGGAGTTTCTACTCCCGCTACTTCGAGGACACGGCCATTGCCCAGATCCTTAAGGAGATCGAGATCAGCCAGAGAGAGGGCGCGCTCAAGCCAGAGGGAGGGACCGAGGCCGAGAAGTCCCAGCCGATGGGCAAGCTATTGGACTCGATCCTGCTCCAGGCGGTGCGCAAGCGCGCCTCCGACATTCACATCGAGCCCCAGGAAAACCTCGTGATCCTGCGCTTTCGCATAGACGGCGTGCTCAAGACCCACCAGGTCCTGCCCCACACGGTCTTGGACGGCCTGGTGCGCCGCATCAAGGTCATGGCGGGCATGAACATCATCGAGACGCGCCTGCCCCAGGATGGGCAATTCAAGAACAACGTGATGGATCACCTCATAGACGTGCGCGTGGCGGTGGTGCCAAGCCAATACGGGGAAAAGATGGCCCTGCGCCTGCTCGATCGCACCAATTTCGTGATGAGCCTGGACCTCCTGGGGATGCCCGCGGACGCCTTCTCCCAGATGAAGGATGCTATTTCCCGACCCAACGGCCTGATCCTAGTAACCGGCCCCACGGGGTCCGGCAAGACTACCACCCTTTACGCCTTGATCCAGCAGCTGCGCTCGCCCCAGCTCAACATCCTCACCTTGGAGGACCCCATCGAGTACGAGCTTTTGGGCGGCAGGAAAAGGGAGGGCGGCATCACCCAGATCCAGATCAACGCCAAGGTGGGCCTCACCTTCGCCTCGGGCCTGAGGGCTTGCCTGAGGCAGGACCCCGACATCATTTTGGTGGGAGAGATACGCGACAAGGAGACGGTCGAGACCGCGATCAGCGCGGCGCTCACCGGGCACCTGGTCCTCTCGAGCCTGCACACCAACGGCGCGGTCCAGACCGTGGCCAGGCTCATGGACATGGGAGTCGAGCCATTTCTCGTGGCCAGCGCCTTGAGAGCCGTGCTTTCCCAGAGGCTCGTGCGCCTGCTTTGCCATCAATGCAAGATCGCTTACCGCCCTTCCCCCGAGATCATCGCCAAGCTCGGCCTCACCTCGATAGACCCCGACACCCAGCTGTTCAAGCCCAACGGCTGTACCGCCTGCGTCCAGCAGGGCTATTGGGGGCGCACCGGGATATACGAGCTTTTGACCATGGACAACGAGCTCAATTCCCTCATCATGGCCAAGAGGCTGCCCTCGGAGATATTCTTCAGCGCGAAGAAGATGGGATTCAAGACCATGCAGCAGCACGGCATGGAGCTGGTGGCCCAGGGGTTGACCAGCCTCGAGGAGATCCTAAGGGTTCTTCCGACCTTCTAG